The Streptomyces phaeolivaceus genome has a window encoding:
- a CDS encoding helix-turn-helix domain-containing protein produces the protein MSGSGTANGPGADFAELLRELKERSGLSYGVLAKRLHMSTSTLHRYCNGDAVPTDYAPVERLARLCGATPEELVELHRTWVLADAVRRRKGSADKGGATAGMPEEGSVAEAGESAAPETQAESESEPVIGGGASGRAGERVPARRRTRVALVAGVAVAAVLGAVTLAVSLPSGGTEDGAGRTSGAASAGGDRAEGTAEGSPSPSDASASVSASESAGKGDEQGNDKGEGEKGVGASASATSTGPGGAGGGGADASRPVPLTVKVSPYTWESPCSQRYLVDRPRTEVAPPPPEQDAAGWVASEGAVSSGKQFLTLTLQGTGEETVVVRSLKVRMAGRQAPLAWNDYAMGYPGVGCGAGVPTRSFTIALDAARPDVQPKAGSRDFPYSVSESDPEVYYITADASAYYVSWYLELEWSSGDRGGTLIVNDDGRPFRTSGNNGRPAYEYPLGGPKWVPEGTTLGDGGEG, from the coding sequence GTGTCGGGGAGCGGTACCGCGAACGGTCCGGGGGCCGATTTCGCCGAGCTGCTGCGGGAGTTGAAGGAGCGCTCCGGGCTGAGTTACGGGGTGCTCGCCAAGCGGCTCCATATGAGTACGTCGACGCTTCACCGGTACTGCAACGGGGACGCCGTACCGACGGACTACGCCCCCGTCGAGCGGCTGGCCCGGCTCTGCGGGGCGACCCCGGAGGAGTTGGTCGAGCTCCACCGGACGTGGGTGCTCGCGGACGCGGTGCGGCGGCGGAAGGGGAGCGCGGACAAGGGGGGCGCCACTGCCGGGATGCCGGAGGAGGGCTCGGTCGCGGAGGCCGGGGAGAGCGCGGCTCCGGAGACGCAGGCGGAGTCGGAGTCGGAGCCGGTGATCGGGGGCGGGGCTTCCGGTAGGGCGGGGGAGCGGGTGCCCGCTCGGCGGCGTACGCGGGTCGCGCTGGTCGCCGGGGTGGCCGTGGCCGCCGTACTCGGCGCGGTGACGCTCGCCGTGAGTCTGCCGTCCGGGGGGACGGAGGACGGGGCCGGGCGTACGTCCGGGGCCGCGTCCGCCGGTGGTGACCGGGCGGAGGGGACGGCCGAGGGCTCCCCGTCGCCGTCCGATGCCTCGGCCTCCGTCTCCGCGAGCGAGTCGGCGGGCAAGGGTGACGAGCAGGGCAACGACAAGGGCGAGGGCGAGAAGGGGGTGGGGGCCTCGGCCTCGGCCACCTCGACCGGCCCCGGCGGGGCGGGCGGGGGCGGTGCGGACGCGTCCCGTCCGGTGCCGCTGACCGTCAAGGTGTCCCCGTACACCTGGGAGAGCCCCTGCTCCCAGCGGTATCTGGTCGACCGGCCGCGGACTGAGGTCGCGCCCCCGCCGCCCGAGCAGGACGCGGCGGGCTGGGTGGCGTCGGAGGGGGCCGTGTCGTCGGGCAAGCAGTTCCTGACGCTCACCTTGCAGGGCACCGGGGAGGAGACCGTGGTCGTACGGAGCCTCAAGGTCCGCATGGCCGGCAGGCAGGCGCCGCTCGCCTGGAACGACTACGCCATGGGGTACCCGGGGGTCGGCTGCGGGGCCGGTGTCCCGACCCGGTCGTTCACCATCGCCCTCGACGCCGCGCGCCCCGATGTGCAGCCCAAGGCGGGCAGCCGTGACTTCCCCTACTCCGTCAGCGAGTCCGACCCGGAGGTCTACTACATCACCGCCGACGCCTCGGCGTACTACGTCAGTTGGTACCTGGAACTGGAGTGGAGCAGCGGCGATCGCGGCGGCACGCTGATCGTGAACGACGACGGCCGGCCGTTCCGTACCAGTGGCAACAACGGGCGTCCGGCGTACGAGTATCCGCTCGGCGGGCCGAAGTGGGTCCCGGAGGGGACGACGCTGGGGGACGGCGGCGAGGGGTAG
- a CDS encoding DUF4253 domain-containing protein — protein MATLPNPLPRLAADPSGRALGLELPLPQGRLIDTTDEGPWHEPLLWYADEPAAPGAWAAVEPARRTAGLLPVLLDVGGGQGGPEGWELAPGEMSYPGDHDAEEVLAESWDAYATTEDDDWPGLTEAPARAQAPDPDTLAADTADALVKDPSRLKDPRLALVPARRSADIPAAIGWTGPANHENDVARLCAVLRSWEDRFGIRVVALTFDQLVLSVAAPPTTEAEAEAVADEHFAFCPDNIRQGTADGTLPSYARALLNAPIWSFWWD, from the coding sequence ATGGCGACACTTCCCAACCCGCTGCCCCGACTCGCGGCCGACCCGAGCGGGCGCGCGCTCGGGCTTGAACTCCCGCTTCCGCAGGGGAGGCTGATCGACACGACCGACGAGGGGCCGTGGCACGAACCACTGCTGTGGTACGCGGACGAACCGGCCGCACCCGGCGCCTGGGCGGCCGTAGAGCCCGCCCGCCGTACGGCCGGTCTCCTCCCGGTGCTGCTGGACGTCGGCGGCGGCCAGGGCGGCCCGGAGGGCTGGGAGCTGGCGCCCGGCGAGATGTCCTACCCCGGTGACCACGACGCCGAAGAGGTCCTCGCCGAGTCCTGGGACGCGTACGCCACCACCGAGGACGACGACTGGCCCGGCCTCACCGAAGCCCCCGCCCGAGCCCAGGCCCCTGATCCCGACACCCTCGCCGCCGACACCGCCGACGCCCTGGTGAAGGACCCCTCCCGGCTCAAGGACCCCCGCCTCGCCCTGGTCCCCGCCCGCCGCAGCGCGGACATCCCGGCGGCGATCGGCTGGACCGGCCCGGCCAACCACGAGAACGACGTGGCGAGGCTCTGCGCGGTCCTGCGCTCCTGGGAGGACCGCTTCGGCATACGCGTCGTCGCCCTGACCTTCGACCAGCTCGTCCTCTCGGTCGCCGCCCCGCCCACCACCGAGGCCGAGGCAGAGGCCGTGGCCGACGAACACTTCGCCTTCTGCCCCGACAACATCCGGCAGGGCACGGCCGACGGCACCCTGCCCTCCTACGCCCGCGCCCTCCTCAACGCACCCATCTGGTCCTTCTGGTGGGACTGA
- a CDS encoding SAM-dependent methyltransferase has product MAGDALSQDPAELRKRIDTTKAHPARVYDVFLGGKDNYPVDREAAGAALAANPRGYLDVRHNRDFMRRAVTTLAEDEGIHQFLDIGTGLPTAENVHQIAQRIVPDSRVVYVDNDPVVLAHARALLTSGPEGATDYVDADFKAPERILEAAAKTLDFDRPIALCLVAILHFVEDDEAYPVVRELVEALPAGSRLVLSHLTEDLNPAKIRAVQETYTKRGFTFVLRSRDEVARFFEQSGLVVDEPGVVPAHHWRFSGGAPVPPVVEPHVLAGMDDIEKVRYRDINDVTDEDINVYAAVGRKR; this is encoded by the coding sequence ATGGCCGGTGACGCGCTCAGCCAGGACCCCGCCGAACTGCGGAAGAGGATCGACACCACCAAGGCGCACCCGGCACGGGTCTACGACGTCTTCCTCGGCGGCAAGGACAACTACCCCGTGGACCGGGAGGCGGCCGGCGCGGCGCTCGCGGCCAATCCGCGCGGCTATCTCGACGTCCGGCACAACCGGGACTTCATGCGCCGCGCGGTGACCACGCTCGCCGAGGACGAGGGAATCCACCAGTTCCTCGACATCGGCACCGGGCTGCCGACCGCCGAGAACGTCCACCAGATCGCCCAGCGGATCGTCCCCGACTCACGGGTCGTGTACGTCGACAACGACCCGGTGGTGCTCGCCCACGCGCGCGCGTTGCTCACCAGCGGGCCCGAGGGTGCCACGGACTACGTCGACGCCGACTTCAAGGCGCCGGAGCGGATCCTCGAAGCCGCCGCGAAGACGCTCGACTTCGACCGGCCGATCGCGCTGTGCCTGGTGGCGATCCTGCACTTCGTGGAGGACGACGAGGCCTACCCCGTCGTACGGGAGCTGGTGGAGGCGCTGCCCGCCGGGAGCCGGCTGGTCCTCAGCCATCTGACCGAGGACCTCAATCCGGCGAAGATCCGCGCGGTGCAGGAGACCTACACCAAGCGGGGGTTCACCTTCGTGCTGCGGTCCAGGGACGAGGTCGCGCGCTTCTTCGAGCAGAGCGGGCTCGTGGTGGACGAGCCCGGGGTGGTGCCGGCGCACCACTGGCGGTTCTCGGGTGGTGCGCCGGTGCCGCCGGTGGTCGAGCCGCATGTGTTGGCCGGGATGGACGACATCGAGAAGGTGCGGTATCGGGACATCAATGATGTGACCGACGAGGACATCAATGTGTATGCGGCGGTGGGGCGTAAGCGGTAG
- a CDS encoding phosphotransferase family protein, whose product MLPSVDTNDELEDVVSDEALLRPAAQDLCGQLGLAGARIVRFPEGSLPVYAVGDSLVLKLYPGFEAAEAVREARLLSILWGKLPIPTPRLHSAEQYKNGWRYVLMSRLPGEDLSEVWPRIPRPDQERIVAEAAEGLAALHALDATPVIPLTGPPDWGRFVAAQRVAAVEQQQQGGLTGPWLEQIPDFLRSVPLPVPRRPVLLHTEFMREHLTVDPSDGWRLTGLFDFEPAMVGDPAYDFVSVGLFLTRADPTLLKLFYEAYGHPPFDPRELMAYTLLHVYSDLNWYLRSLPTPPSQNFESLAETWFGTGG is encoded by the coding sequence ATGCTGCCCAGCGTGGACACGAACGACGAGTTGGAAGATGTCGTCAGTGACGAGGCGCTGCTGCGACCGGCTGCCCAGGATCTCTGTGGTCAACTCGGTCTCGCAGGTGCGCGAATCGTGCGATTTCCCGAGGGCTCGCTGCCGGTGTACGCCGTCGGCGACTCCCTCGTCCTCAAGCTCTATCCGGGTTTCGAAGCCGCGGAAGCCGTCCGCGAAGCCCGCCTGCTGTCGATCCTGTGGGGCAAGCTGCCCATCCCCACACCGAGGCTGCACTCCGCCGAGCAGTACAAGAACGGCTGGCGCTATGTGCTGATGTCCCGGCTGCCGGGCGAGGACCTCAGCGAGGTCTGGCCCCGGATCCCCCGGCCCGACCAGGAACGCATCGTCGCCGAGGCCGCCGAGGGCCTCGCCGCCCTGCACGCCCTGGACGCAACCCCGGTCATCCCCCTCACCGGGCCGCCGGACTGGGGCAGGTTCGTCGCCGCACAGCGCGTCGCGGCGGTCGAGCAACAGCAGCAGGGCGGTCTCACGGGCCCCTGGCTGGAACAGATCCCGGACTTCCTCCGCTCGGTCCCGCTGCCCGTCCCGCGCCGCCCGGTCCTGCTGCACACCGAGTTCATGCGCGAGCACCTCACGGTCGACCCGAGCGACGGCTGGCGCCTCACCGGCCTCTTCGACTTCGAGCCGGCCATGGTCGGCGACCCCGCCTACGACTTCGTCAGCGTCGGCCTCTTCCTCACCCGGGCCGACCCCACCCTCCTCAAACTCTTCTACGAGGCCTACGGCCACCCCCCGTTCGACCCCCGCGAACTCATGGCCTACACCCTTCTTCACGTCTACAGCGACCTGAACTGGTACCTACGCAGCCTCCCGACCCCACCCAGCCAGAACTTCGAGTCCCTGGCGGAGACATGGTTCGGAACGGGGGGATGA